The Sesamum indicum cultivar Zhongzhi No. 13 linkage group LG6, S_indicum_v1.0, whole genome shotgun sequence genome has a segment encoding these proteins:
- the LOC105164752 gene encoding putative lactoylglutathione lyase yields the protein MAYQLCSAQPHFSLNKFSFSSSSSTNNYKTASFYACAQNASRRIALLQLTTVLSQSELFVANAPKFLRTEGNSETSMLIADIAQETTSVTEKDVLEWTKSDKRRLLHVVYRVGDLDKTIKFYTECLGMKLLRQRDIPEEKYSNAFVGYGPEESHFAMELTYNYGVDGYDIGTGFGHFGIAVEDVAKMVDLVKYKGGRVIQEPGLVEGGNTVIALVEDPDDYNCKLIQRGPTPEPLCQVMLRVGDLDRSINFYRKAFGMELLQKSDNPEHRSTTAMMGYGPEGKNTVLELTYNYGVREYTKGNGYGQIAIGTDNVYKTAEAIKFYGGEVIREPGPLPGINTKITVCLDPDGWKTVFVDNIDFLKELQ from the exons ATGGCGTATCAGCTTTGCTCTGCTCAACCTCATTTCTCCCTCAacaaattttccttttcttcttcttcttctactaACAATTACAAAACCGCGTCATTTTATGCTTGTGCTCAAAACGCATCGCGCAGGATCGCCCTTCTCCAGCTCACCACTG TTCTCTCTCAGTCAGAATTATTTGTTGCAAATGCACCAAAATTTTTAAGGACTGAGGGTAACTCAGAGACCAGCATGCTGATTGCGGATATAGCTCAAGAAACAACTTCCGTTACCGAGAAAGATGTGCTCGAGTGGACAAAGAGCGACAAAAGAAGATTGCTCCATGTTGTTTACCGTGTTGGTGATCTGGACAAGACTATAAA ATTCTACACAGAATGTTTGGGCATGAAACTGTTGAGACAACGTGATATCCCTGaggaaaaatattcaaatgcATTTGTTGGTTATGGACCTGAAGAGTCACACTTTGCTATGGAACTTACTTATA ATTATGGAGTTGACGGTTATGATATTGGAACAGGATTTGGACATTTTGGCATAGCAGTTGAAGAT GTTGCCAAAATGGTGGATCTAGTGAAATACAAGGGTGGCAGAGTGATCCAGGAACCCGGTCTAGTGGAAGGTGGAAATACAGTTATTGCCCTCGTCGAAGATCCAGATGACTACAACTGTAAGCTGATACAAAGAGGCCCTACTCCTGAGCCCCTATGTCAAGTAATGCTCCGAGTGGGAGATCTTGACCGTTCAATTAATTTCTACAGAAAG GCTTTTGGCATGGAGCTTCTTCAGAAAAGCGACAACCCAGAGCACAGA TCTACAACAGCCATGATGGGTTATGGTCCTGAAGGTAAAAACACAGTTCTGGAGTTAACATATAATTATGGTGTCAGAGAATATACCAAAGGAAATGGATATGGCCAG ATTGCCATTGGCACAGATAACGTTTATAAGACTGCAGAGGCTATAAAATTCTATGGAGGTGAAGTCATACGTGAACCTGGGCCTTTGCCAGGAATTAATACCAAAATCACAGTATGCTTGGATCCTGATGGTTGGAAAACA GTCTTTGTTGACAATATCGATTTTCTTAAGGAGCTACAGTGA